The Erigeron canadensis isolate Cc75 chromosome 1, C_canadensis_v1, whole genome shotgun sequence genome segment tctatactatctaataaagcaaatccctCCCTCTCTAACTATTTTTGTCTttaaaataccttatttgccttTGGACATTTTTAATTCCTATAATACCCTCTCCACCCTAAAATCAGGCATGCTTCAACCACTGTCCCTATTTTGTAACCCGCAATTTTGTTAACGCTGATATGGAAATTACTACTATCAACCGTTGTCACTTCCGCCCACCGCTACAGTATACTGCCACTGCATCGTGCAGGTATCCATCTAGTTTCAGATTAAGTAAGGGACATTGCTTTGATAATTTCAGTTTTCACTTAATATATCACtctatttttagtaatttatgATTCATTCTATCTTTTCTGAAAACTTAGATTTAAGACACATTATAATAAACTAGCCTGGTgctcgcgcgttgcagcggctagaaGGCGACTGTCAATATTAGAAAAACCCTTGTTGATGGTGAGGAATCCGGCGGCGGTGGTTGGGGCGATGAATCCGGAGAGAGAGGGGTTGTGATTTAGTTGTTGATGGTGATAAATTGATGGCAAGGGTTGCGATAGGTAGATCGACTGGAAAaagtgatattttttttttgatatggttttttttGTGGGTTTAAATTTTGATAGGGATAAGTTTGGCATTTAGAGGAAAggatataaaatataatgtaattaaGGAGGGTAGtatgagaataaaaaaaaaagtgcttaAAACTTAATcccaataccctttataagggtttatagattatAGTCATAAATGGATTTTATGTATAAACACAGATGAATATTAAGTGGCCGGtgttatattttctttttaatgttaGGTTTTGCTAAACACAACTTGATCTAAGGGTTTTAGTTAAGTTGTTTCAAATAGTTACACATCATGAAATTTAAAGGGTGGATTTTTGATATgcaaaatacaagtttttatgcatttagcattttcctttaatattttagcttttgcagttatagaaaagataaaactattcaatatacatataatcaacTTGTACATAAAAGTAAGActagttttaaatataaaaagattaacAGTTAAAAACTTTCTTGTACCCCCGCTACTAGAAAATCCCTGCAACAATTTCTCGATGTCATGAGTGACGATGAATGAGATTCTCAATTTTTTAGTGGGATACATGTTATGATGAGAAATTTTATAATGacaaacaaatatttacaaacaaaatttaCAATTTCATGTGACCAATCAAATAAGGACATggaataaaagaaataaattaattCTATTGGTTTTGATTGGTCTAATGAATTTctaaattttgtttatacatattTGTTTGTCATTGGAGAATTTCTCATATTCATAGTTTAAAATTTCTTAGatatacaaattaaacattGAGAAGTCTTATGGGATTTAGCCCAACTGGACATTGAAAgccccttatgtctttcagtcTAATGTTGGTCACAGGTTCGAAATCTTTGAAAGGATTATTGAGAAGTCTTTGCCAATGAAGTGGAACatgggggttttctctagcatttagctGGTTTCCTCCAAAACAGACGATGAAGAGACATgtcgctgagtccaatcaccactactgttaaaaaataaataaataaacattgaGAATCAAATATAATGACATGCATACAATAATTTCAAGTCTTTCCGTGGAACatatatttgatttgaaataTAACAACTtgttaatttactttttaaGGTAATCTTCTTAGCACAATATAATTAAGCAAGGCACTATCTTTaacacaaattttatttttatgggcgatttatgttagaaaaaaaattttaaaccttAAAAGTACTCTTTTAGCAGACAACTAGCAAATTTatccgggtttaacccggacgttttaattaaaattataaaactataaaatatgcatgtaaattttgttattaattataattgatataaagatgatgaattgaataacataataattataaaaaaaatttctttgtttgtaataaaagattggtaactttaaataagtatttagtgaactatttttaattaaacatactgtcaattatttatgacatcataattaaaataaagagattttaagaaaaaatatagaCTTGCTATAtcacattttttctaaaaatacttttaatttagTATAGAGATTTTGTTACTTTATATGACTGGCTAGGTTAATTGGATCGTATTTGTCCACCCAAATTTGTTGGCCCTTGGAGATGCAGGGTAAAAGTTCATTTTTGGGTCGGTCCATAGGATTGGGCTGCCCGGCTATAAAATATGTTGAGTGTAAAActgtaaaagtgtaaattagagACAGAAACGAGTCATCTATCTTTTCGCAAGTTACACAGGTAAAATCAATAAAGATGGGATGCCATATAAAATTTCTAAATGGTGGAGGATTGGAATACTCTGAAAGCAACTTTTCTAATCACATCCAGAgaacaatgttttaaaaaccggtattttagttataccggcgtggaaaaattttccggtattaccggtgaAATActggccggtacgactattttttatttattatatttttttgtgtaaaaatcttacaaaacttgttacaatttaacaaagatagtcaaaatgcaattataatttactcaaaaataataccaatatgtatttcataacaaaatataggttttaaagttcacaaataacaaaaaataacattaaagtatcataaaaataattttttaaaaaaatcaaaatttattttttgaaaattccgaaaataccggtatggtaataccggaaaataccgggaataccataaataccgaccggtattgaatagtgaaaataccggatTTAAAATACCGACGTGGTCTACGGACCGGTAATACCGACTgatatttaccggtatttaaaacatttccAGAGAATGTTTTCAACGCCCACAAGTTGGCTTTACTTTTGTATCACCTAAAGAACATTTTGTATAAGGGGCGGTTCATAGAACTTAATACTACTGATGTATGTCTATGACATATGGATCGAAGGCGAGCACAACCATCCAAGGTGATCGAATCAAACATTTCGCATTTTCCTGAATTTTAGGTGGATTAATTGCCCCAAATCGGTCAACATACTCGAATGTTGTAATTGTACGTTTTCTTTGTATAAGGAGCTCGCTAATGAAATTTTCCGTTTGCGTTCTAAATATCTAGGGAATTGTATATTAGATGACGATTCTTTTAGATTATACAATGAAGTTCAACTACTTTGAGCTGTCATAGTACCATTATACGTGATAATAAAATTAGATGAAAATGGAGATGTCAATGATAGAAATGTATtagaatatataattataacgATTATATAATctattaaacaatttttatcAAATAGAAAATTTATTTGCCTTTGTATAAAACAAATTTGTTGGTtatttcaacatatatattagttgCTTAATTATTGGATTTTCAGAAGAACATAATTAGCCAAACAATATATACAATCCGTTAATCAAAGTAGTAGTAATATATCAAAAGTCTAATTACAATGAACTTGAAATAAAAGATAGATAAATACAAGCAAAAAAAAGTCATTTGATCAATCAAAGACCACCACAGCCACCGCCgcaaccaccaccacaaccaccagCAGCATCGGAAGCGATATCGGCAATCAAAAGCCCACCAAGTGCTCCTCCTAGTAAACCAGCTCCCAACCCCATACCCATACCACCATTCTTCTTTGGCTTTTGTGCCTGTTGAACCGGTGGATACCCGTATCCAGGTTGTGGGGGAGGGTAGCCACCGTACCCCTGAGGTGGGGGTGGTGGGTAACCGTAACCCGGTTGTTGATTATATGCGTATCCAGCTTGAGGTGGAGGCGCATATCCAGCGGGAGGATATGTACCAGCCGGTGGATACCCTCCTGCTTGAGGAGGATATGGCGGTTGATATCCGGCAGAACTGGATCCAACCGCCATACCAGCAGGATAAGCCGTAACAACATGCTCCTGCACTTTCTCCGTATACTTTTCCCCAAACTTATACTTCAAATTCAAATTCCCTTTCGGCTTCCCGGAAGACGTTCTCACTTGATAACTAACGAACTCTTCGGATTTCCCATCTTTCGATACTCCATCGAGCAAATCTTTAATCGGAACGAGTGCTTGTCCAATATCCTTGCCGCCAAGCGTCCCCTCAtgcttgatatcaacaacaagcGTAAGCCGGTTTTGTAACGCCTCGGCTTCATTTATAATAAACTTCATGGGAAAATTCCACGTAGGATCAGGCCCGCTGTCTTGATGAACATGTGTTTTGAGCTTTTGTGGCTTGCTTGAAGTGCCCGAAATCGATACGACTGCATAGACGTCCATTTTACCGATGAGAGTGACTTTTTTGAGATCTTTTGCGGAAATTAGAGTAATGTCTAAAGTTCTGAACTCCATAGTTGCTAGTTGTAATTGTAAGAAAAATTGTTTGATAAATATGAAGAATGTATGGAATGAGGTTTATATAGACTTTGTATAAACCGATATTGAGGGATGGAAACAGCAAGGAAGTTGAGGTTTGAGTGGATCTTAACGATTAAGATAATAACTAGAAACCAGCCCGGTTGGGTGATTGTGGGCCGCACACAGCGGGTCAAATGGGATAATGACGAAATTGCCGGGTCAATTATGCATACAAGTTGctttttatactttataaaaaaagattttgcAAGTGGCAAACGAGTCGAGTCCGTGTGGGTTAGGAATTAACCATGGTTGAGTTAGTTATGATATTAATATGATACTTTTTTCTTCGGTTAAACAATTTCGTCTTTTTTTTAATGGCTTTTGTTAGTGACAGTTTTTaaggttgtcagtaaaaactaattgggtgtattaaaatttgtaccttgctgttaaaaaaatcagagaacggtttttaatatataatgtataagtttttaagcatgtaataagttgttagtgacagcccttaaggctgtcattatcattttccttttatatatatatatatatatatataaagaataaaataaacttaaacTAACAATTGGTCCTTTTTTAATCCGTTATCAAGATTTTAAAATCAAAGTTGTGGGAATGTCTTTGGTCTTTCAAATATAATATAGCTAGCTCATTGGCCAACTGGGGTTGGAGTTTTTAAACCCAAGTTATTaaccttaaatatattaacCTTAAAAATGTGATAGTGCCAATTGGAGTAATATACTCGTAAATCATTTGTCCTAGATGAGAACTTTCcataatataaatttgttttagATAATTCATGTCCCGGAACCGATTATAAAACTTACAAATATGGTGTGAGGCGGGTAATTAACCTTTGGGTTTGTTTTTGGACAGCTTTGACTTAATATCAAATTCGATTTGAAACCTGCGAAGGATTTAATAGCTTTGGGAAGTTGAAGAATATATTGACACTCAATTATTAGTTTGAAACATTCAGCAAATTTACATTCTTCACATCAACAATAATCCATAAATATTCGGTTTAAATATCGACAATGGAGGTCCATTTTCATTTTACTATAGCCAATTGTCATTACAATTTCATCTTGCAGTAGTTGACCTTCAATAATGGACTTTCAATTTATATATCACCCTTTTGACTTTGGAGGTTAAAGTGAAAGATGAAACATGTTCCTCAAACTCCTTTTTTACATTTGAGCATGTTCCTCGACTATTGATTAACATCAAATGATCTTTCCAGGCACCACGATATATCCACCAACCACCACCAATTGATTTCTGCAATTTTTAAGTTGGGTTTGAGAATTATGACATGGAAtgatatctaatatctaatactatcttataaagtattttgccCTTATTTTTATgaagaaaaaattatttgaacTACTCAAAGTACCCTTATTCTTTAtatactaatttaaacatttatatctaatatatctataataaccTAAAATGTCaac includes the following:
- the LOC122604386 gene encoding protein SRC2-like, whose protein sequence is MEFRTLDITLISAKDLKKVTLIGKMDVYAVVSISGTSSKPQKLKTHVHQDSGPDPTWNFPMKFIINEAEALQNRLTLVVDIKHEGTLGGKDIGQALVPIKDLLDGVSKDGKSEEFVSYQVRTSSGKPKGNLNLKYKFGEKYTEKVQEHVVTAYPAGMAVGSSSAGYQPPYPPQAGGYPPAGTYPPAGYAPPPQAGYAYNQQPGYGYPPPPPQGYGGYPPPQPGYGYPPVQQAQKPKKNGGMGMGLGAGLLGGALGGLLIADIASDAAGGCGGGCGGGCGGL